A window of the Streptomyces sp. NBC_00454 genome harbors these coding sequences:
- a CDS encoding helix-turn-helix domain-containing protein — protein MQLIATLGEDELLLSGPSGEPFGCRAHVIPAGVRHCVLRGVPRGLVLHYDPASAAGRLLTDLAGDAGGLVPPGLPADPFAAARALDSVLPQGPEPGRDPHPGLARVLAWLPGRERVRLAEAAGVARLSESRLSHLFRAELGLPFRSYVLWLRLMRAAELTTQGLSVTDAAHGAGFADGAHLSRVCRRMFGIPPSEFTRRTLWT, from the coding sequence GTGCAGCTCATCGCCACCCTCGGCGAGGACGAGCTGCTGCTGTCCGGCCCCTCGGGGGAGCCCTTCGGCTGCCGGGCGCACGTGATTCCGGCCGGGGTACGCCACTGCGTGCTGCGCGGGGTCCCGCGCGGGCTGGTGCTGCACTACGACCCCGCCTCGGCCGCCGGGCGCCTGCTCACGGATCTGGCGGGGGACGCGGGAGGCCTCGTACCGCCGGGGCTCCCGGCAGATCCCTTCGCGGCGGCCCGCGCCCTGGATTCCGTACTCCCGCAGGGCCCGGAGCCCGGGCGGGATCCGCATCCGGGGCTGGCCCGGGTACTGGCCTGGCTGCCCGGGCGGGAGCGGGTGCGGCTGGCGGAGGCGGCCGGGGTGGCGCGACTGTCCGAGAGCCGGCTCTCGCACCTGTTCCGGGCGGAGCTGGGGCTGCCGTTCCGCTCGTACGTCCTGTGGCTGCGCCTGATGCGGGCCGCCGAACTCACCACGCAGGGGCTGAGCGTGACGGACGCGGCGCACGGTGCGGGCTTCGCCGACGGGGCCCACCTGAGCCGGGTGTGCCGCCGGATGTTCGGGATCCCGCCGTCGGAGTTCACCCGGCGGACCCTGTGGACGTAG
- a CDS encoding ribonucleotide-diphosphate reductase subunit beta, which translates to MSSTAKNLLDPGFELTLRPMRYPDFYERYRDAIKNTWTVEEVDLHSDVADLAKLTPGEQHMIGRLVAFFATGDSIVSNNLVLTLYKHINSPEARLYLSRQLFEEAVHVQFYLTLLDTYLPDPDDRAAAFDAVEEIPSIREKAQFCFKWINEVEKLERLETKADRRRFLLNLICFAACIEGLFFYGAFAYVYWFRSRGLLHGLATGTNWVFRDESAHMSFAFEVIDTVRKEEPDLFDADLQQQVTDMLKEAVEAELQFGRDLCGDGLPGMNTESMREYLECVADQRLVRLGFAPIYGSQNPFSFMELQGVQELTNFFERRPSAYQVAVEGTVDLDEDF; encoded by the coding sequence ATGAGCTCCACCGCCAAGAACCTTCTCGACCCGGGCTTCGAACTGACCCTCCGCCCCATGCGCTACCCGGACTTCTACGAGCGCTACCGGGACGCGATCAAGAACACCTGGACCGTGGAGGAGGTCGACCTCCACTCGGACGTGGCCGACCTCGCCAAGCTCACGCCCGGCGAGCAGCACATGATCGGACGCCTCGTCGCCTTCTTCGCGACGGGCGACTCGATCGTCTCGAACAACCTCGTCCTGACCCTGTACAAGCACATCAACTCCCCGGAGGCGCGCCTGTACCTGTCGCGCCAGCTCTTCGAGGAGGCCGTGCACGTCCAGTTCTACCTGACGCTGCTCGACACCTACCTGCCCGACCCTGACGACCGCGCGGCCGCCTTCGACGCGGTCGAGGAGATCCCCTCGATCCGCGAGAAGGCCCAGTTCTGCTTCAAGTGGATCAACGAGGTCGAGAAGCTGGAGCGACTGGAGACCAAGGCCGACCGCCGCCGCTTCCTGCTGAACCTGATCTGCTTCGCGGCGTGCATCGAAGGCCTGTTCTTCTACGGGGCGTTCGCGTACGTCTACTGGTTCCGCTCGCGCGGCCTGCTGCACGGCCTGGCCACGGGCACGAACTGGGTGTTCCGTGACGAGAGCGCCCACATGAGCTTCGCCTTCGAGGTCATCGACACGGTCCGCAAGGAAGAGCCCGACCTCTTCGACGCCGACCTCCAGCAGCAGGTCACCGACATGCTCAAGGAAGCCGTCGAGGCGGAGCTCCAGTTCGGCCGCGACCTGTGCGGTGACGGCCTGCCGGGCATGAACACCGAGTCGATGCGCGAGTACCTGGAGTGCGTCGCGGACCAGCGCCTGGTCCGCCTCGGCTTCGCGCCGATCTACGGCTCGCAGAACCCGTTCTCCTTCATGGAGCTCCAGGGCGTCCAGGAACTGACCAACTTCTTCGAGCGCCGCCCGTCGGCCTACCAGGTCGCGGTGGAGGGCACCGTCGACCTGGACGAGGACTTCTAG
- a CDS encoding ribonucleoside-diphosphate reductase subunit alpha translates to MTIAPSAPRAESDPSAYEGPGAALLRTLTELTADLPDTDPGRVAAAALRGRSAAADEAELRTLATEAAAGLISEDPAYSRLAARLLTLAVRDEAAGQGSLSFSGSVEVGHREGLIADRTADFVRLHANRLDALVDHALAEGADDRFGFFGLRTLHSRYLLRHPITRQVIETPQYFMLRVAAGLAENDSVQAVEEVASLYRLMSRLDYLPSSPTLFNSGTRHPQMSSCYLLDSPLDELDSIYDRYHQVARLSKHAGGIGLSYSRIRARGSLIRGTNGHSNGIVPFLKTLDASVAAVNQGGRRKGAAAVYLETWHADIEEFLELRDNTGEDQRRTHNLNLAHWVPDEFMRRVNADADWSLFSPADVPELVDLWGDEFDAAYRKAEAGGLARKTIPARDLYGRMMRTLAQTGQGWMTFKDASNRTANQTAEPGTVVHSSNLCTEIIEVTNDGETAVCNLGSVNLGAFVLAESGDIDWERLDETVRTAVTFLDRVVDINFYPTEQAGRSNARWRPVGLGAMGLQDVFFQLKLPFDSAEAKALSTKLSERIMLAAYEASCDLAERSGPLPAWEQTRTARGVLHPDHYDVELNWPERWDALRARVAKSGMRNSLLLAIAPTATIASIAGVYECIEPQVSNLFKRETLSGEFLQVNGYLVQELKRLGVWDAQTREALREASGSVQGFGWIPAEVRELYRTAWEIPQRGLIDMAAARTPFLDQSQSLNLFLETPTIGKLSSMYAYAWKQGLKTTYYLRSRPATKIARAAQATTPVALPQPVNAAAADTADAAARAAAEAAAAEALACSLENPESCEACQ, encoded by the coding sequence GTGACCATCGCGCCTTCCGCACCGCGCGCCGAGTCCGACCCGTCCGCCTATGAGGGTCCGGGGGCCGCGCTGTTGCGCACGCTCACCGAGCTGACCGCCGATCTGCCCGACACCGACCCCGGCCGGGTCGCCGCCGCCGCCCTGCGCGGCCGCAGCGCCGCCGCCGACGAGGCGGAGCTGCGTACGCTCGCCACCGAGGCGGCCGCCGGGCTGATCTCCGAGGACCCGGCGTACTCCCGGCTCGCCGCCCGCCTGCTGACGCTCGCCGTCCGCGACGAGGCCGCCGGCCAGGGCTCCCTCTCGTTCTCCGGCTCCGTCGAGGTGGGCCACCGCGAGGGCCTGATCGCCGACCGCACCGCAGACTTCGTACGGCTCCACGCGAACCGCCTCGACGCACTGGTCGACCACGCGCTCGCCGAGGGCGCCGACGACCGCTTCGGCTTCTTCGGCCTGCGCACCCTGCACAGCCGCTACCTGCTGCGCCACCCGATCACCCGCCAGGTCATCGAGACCCCGCAGTACTTCATGCTGCGCGTGGCCGCGGGCCTCGCCGAGAACGACTCGGTCCAGGCCGTAGAGGAAGTCGCCTCCCTCTACCGGCTGATGAGCCGCCTGGACTACCTGCCGTCCTCCCCCACGCTCTTCAACTCCGGCACCCGGCACCCGCAGATGTCCTCCTGCTACCTGCTGGACTCCCCGCTGGACGAGCTCGACTCGATCTACGACCGCTACCACCAGGTCGCCCGCCTCTCCAAGCACGCCGGCGGCATCGGCCTGTCCTACTCGCGCATCCGCGCCCGCGGCTCCCTGATCCGCGGCACCAACGGCCACTCCAACGGCATCGTGCCGTTCCTCAAGACGCTGGACGCCTCCGTCGCCGCCGTCAACCAGGGCGGCCGCCGCAAGGGCGCCGCGGCCGTCTACCTGGAGACCTGGCACGCCGACATCGAGGAGTTCCTGGAGCTCCGCGACAACACCGGCGAGGACCAGCGCCGCACCCACAACCTGAACCTGGCGCACTGGGTGCCGGACGAGTTCATGCGCCGCGTGAACGCGGACGCCGACTGGTCGCTGTTCTCCCCGGCCGACGTCCCCGAGCTCGTCGACCTGTGGGGCGACGAGTTCGACGCCGCCTACCGCAAGGCCGAGGCCGGCGGCCTCGCCCGCAAGACCATCCCCGCCCGCGACCTGTACGGCCGGATGATGCGCACCCTCGCGCAGACCGGCCAGGGCTGGATGACCTTCAAGGACGCCTCCAACCGCACGGCCAACCAGACCGCGGAGCCGGGCACCGTCGTCCACTCCTCGAACCTGTGCACCGAGATCATCGAGGTCACCAACGACGGCGAGACCGCCGTCTGCAACCTCGGCTCGGTCAACCTCGGCGCCTTCGTGCTCGCCGAGTCGGGCGACATCGACTGGGAGCGCCTGGACGAGACCGTCCGCACCGCGGTCACCTTCCTCGACCGCGTCGTGGACATCAACTTCTACCCGACCGAGCAGGCCGGCCGCTCCAACGCCCGCTGGCGCCCGGTGGGCCTGGGCGCGATGGGCCTCCAGGACGTCTTCTTCCAGCTGAAGCTGCCCTTCGACTCCGCCGAGGCGAAGGCCCTGTCCACGAAGCTCTCCGAGCGCATCATGCTCGCTGCGTACGAGGCCTCGTGCGACCTGGCCGAGCGCAGCGGCCCGCTCCCCGCGTGGGAGCAGACCCGCACGGCCCGCGGGGTCCTGCACCCGGACCACTACGACGTCGAGCTGAACTGGCCGGAGCGCTGGGACGCGCTGCGCGCGCGGGTCGCGAAGTCCGGGATGCGCAACTCCCTCCTCCTGGCCATCGCCCCGACGGCGACCATCGCCTCCATCGCGGGCGTGTACGAGTGCATCGAGCCGCAGGTCTCCAACCTCTTCAAGCGCGAGACCCTGAGCGGGGAGTTCCTCCAGGTCAACGGCTACCTGGTGCAGGAGCTCAAGCGGCTCGGCGTCTGGGACGCCCAGACCCGCGAGGCGCTGCGCGAGGCCTCCGGCTCGGTCCAGGGCTTCGGCTGGATCCCGGCCGAGGTGCGCGAGCTGTACCGCACGGCGTGGGAGATCCCGCAGCGCGGCCTGATCGACATGGCGGCCGCGCGCACCCCCTTCCTCGACCAGTCGCAGTCGCTGAACCTGTTCCTGGAGACGCCCACCATCGGCAAGCTGTCGTCGATGTACGCGTACGCCTGGAAGCAGGGCCTGAAGACCACGTACTACCTGCGCTCGCGCCCGGCGACGAAGATCGCCCGCGCCGCGCAGGCCACCACCCCGGTGGCGCTCCCCCAGCCGGTCAACGCCGCAGCTGCCGACACCGCGGACGCCGCGGCCCGGGCCGCCGCCGAGGCCGCCGCCGCGGAAGCGCTCGCCTGCTCCCTTGAAAACCCCGAGTCCTGCGAGGCCTGCCAGTAA
- a CDS encoding GNAT family N-acetyltransferase: MDIVIRAATAAEYEELGELTAQAYLGDDLLDFAEDDPYLELLRDVAGRAADAEVIVAEYEGTLLGNVTFAPPGSPLAQIAGPHEAEFRMLAVSPEARGRGAGEALVRACTARARELEGVTHLVLSTTEKMLGAHRIYHRLGFVRTPERDWYPVPGLPLLTYRVEL, encoded by the coding sequence ATGGACATCGTCATCAGGGCGGCAACGGCCGCCGAATACGAAGAGCTGGGCGAGCTCACCGCACAGGCCTACCTCGGCGACGACCTGCTGGACTTTGCCGAGGACGACCCCTACCTGGAGCTGCTGCGCGACGTCGCCGGCCGGGCCGCCGACGCCGAAGTGATCGTCGCGGAGTACGAGGGCACGCTGCTCGGCAATGTGACCTTCGCCCCTCCCGGCAGCCCCCTCGCCCAGATCGCCGGCCCCCACGAGGCGGAGTTCCGGATGCTGGCCGTCTCCCCCGAGGCCCGCGGCCGGGGCGCCGGCGAGGCCCTGGTGCGCGCCTGCACGGCCCGCGCCCGGGAGCTGGAGGGTGTGACCCACCTGGTGCTCTCGACCACGGAGAAGATGCTGGGGGCACACCGGATCTACCACCGGCTGGGCTTCGTACGGACCCCGGAGCGCGACTGGTACCCGGTACCGGGGCTGCCCCTGCTCACCTACCGCGTCGAGCTGTAA
- a CDS encoding Uma2 family endonuclease: protein MTVMTDRPHMTTEEFEDLARIAAQQAEGLRLEFIGGVLRSKAMPDGDHGRVILWLTRICMQHHPDFWLHPGQGIKAEQYREGRAIPDGVLAHEDAFVGQGDWVDPGPILMAVEVTSWDSDTERRDRIERPRAYAQTGIPVYLLIDRLKCQVLVHSDPDGNGYETVRTVPFGKEVKLPDPVGITLHTEPLKDWVR from the coding sequence ATGACCGTGATGACCGACCGTCCCCACATGACGACCGAAGAGTTCGAGGACCTGGCCCGCATAGCCGCCCAGCAGGCGGAGGGGCTGCGACTGGAATTCATCGGCGGGGTGCTGAGGAGCAAGGCCATGCCAGACGGGGACCACGGGAGGGTCATTCTGTGGCTGACGCGGATCTGTATGCAGCACCACCCGGACTTCTGGCTGCACCCGGGGCAGGGAATCAAGGCGGAACAGTACCGGGAGGGCCGCGCCATTCCGGACGGGGTTCTGGCGCACGAGGACGCGTTCGTCGGGCAGGGTGACTGGGTGGATCCCGGCCCGATCCTGATGGCCGTCGAGGTGACCTCGTGGGACTCCGACACAGAGCGGCGCGACCGGATCGAGAGGCCCCGCGCTTATGCGCAGACTGGTATCCCCGTCTACCTGCTCATTGACCGGCTCAAGTGCCAGGTTCTCGTCCACAGCGACCCGGATGGCAACGGCTACGAGACCGTACGCACCGTTCCCTTCGGCAAGGAGGTCAAGCTCCCCGACCCCGTCGGCATCACCCTCCACACGGAGCCCCTCAAGGACTGGGTGCGCTGA
- a CDS encoding YbdD/YjiX family protein, which yields MSGLRQVLGRARYFVREFSGEAAYDRYVAHARTHDPDAEVMTRRAFERARMDAREADPREGFRCC from the coding sequence GTGAGCGGCCTGCGGCAGGTGTTGGGCCGGGCCCGGTACTTCGTACGGGAGTTCTCGGGCGAGGCGGCGTACGACCGCTACGTCGCCCACGCCCGCACCCACGACCCGGACGCCGAGGTCATGACCCGACGGGCCTTCGAGCGCGCCCGCATGGACGCCCGCGAAGCGGACCCGCGCGAGGGGTTCCGCTGCTGTTGA
- a CDS encoding carbon starvation CstA family protein: MSPRSVALWVLVGLVGAIGWGVLALSRGEEISAAWLLAAALGSYAIGYRFYARFIANRVLKVDKTRATPAERLDNGVDFHPTDRRVLFGHHFAAVAGAGPLVGPVLASQMGYLPGTIWIVAGVIFAGAVQDMVTLFFSTRRNGRSLGQMARDEIGPVGGAAALVAVFAIMIILLAVLALVIVNALAHSPWGVFSIGMTIPIALFMGFYLRVLRPGRVTEVSFVGVALLLLAIVAGGWVAESSLADTFTLEKETLVIWMIAYGFVASVLPVWMLLAPRDYLSTFMKVGTIGLLAVGVVVSMPVLKMPAVTDFASRGDGPVFAGSMFPFVFITIACGALSGFHSLVSSGTTPKMIQKETQVKVIGYGAMLTESFVAVMAIIAACIIDPGLYFAVNSPAGVVGATVQTASEAVTHFGFAISPDALAQAAKDVEEASLLSRTGGAPTFALGMSEIFSSVVGGSSMKAFWYHFAIMFEALFILTTVDAGTRVGRFMLQDTLGNMHKSFKDISWKPGVWFASAIVVGGWGYFLWVGVKDPLGGINQLFPLFGIANQLLAAVALAVCTTLLIKSGRLKWAWVTGVPLAWDVAVTLTASYQKIFSDNAKIGFFAQRDLYQDGIDAGKILKPAKNMDEMHTVVTNATVDGVLSVLFALLIIIVLLDAARTCFNAVRKPESVTLAETPWEESRIIAPAGLIPTAEERAELAAAGLDSGGGRVKEPA, encoded by the coding sequence ATGTCTCCCCGGTCCGTGGCCCTGTGGGTGCTCGTGGGGCTCGTCGGCGCCATCGGCTGGGGCGTGCTGGCGCTCTCCCGCGGCGAGGAGATCTCGGCCGCGTGGCTGCTCGCCGCCGCGCTGGGCTCGTACGCGATCGGCTACCGCTTCTACGCGCGCTTCATCGCGAACCGCGTCCTGAAGGTGGACAAGACCCGCGCCACCCCCGCCGAACGCCTCGACAACGGTGTCGACTTCCACCCGACCGACCGACGGGTACTTTTCGGCCATCACTTCGCCGCCGTCGCCGGCGCCGGCCCGCTGGTGGGCCCCGTACTCGCCTCACAGATGGGCTACCTGCCCGGCACCATCTGGATCGTGGCCGGCGTGATCTTCGCGGGCGCGGTCCAGGACATGGTCACGCTCTTCTTCTCCACCCGACGCAACGGCCGTTCGCTCGGCCAGATGGCCCGGGACGAGATCGGCCCCGTCGGCGGCGCCGCCGCGCTGGTCGCCGTGTTCGCCATCATGATCATCCTGCTGGCGGTGCTGGCGCTGGTCATCGTCAACGCCCTGGCGCACTCCCCGTGGGGCGTCTTCTCCATCGGCATGACCATCCCGATCGCCCTCTTCATGGGCTTCTACCTGCGCGTCCTGCGCCCGGGCCGGGTCACCGAGGTCTCCTTCGTCGGCGTCGCGCTGCTGCTGCTCGCCATCGTCGCGGGCGGCTGGGTCGCGGAGTCCTCGCTGGCGGACACCTTCACGCTGGAGAAGGAGACGCTGGTCATCTGGATGATCGCGTACGGGTTCGTGGCATCCGTGCTGCCGGTGTGGATGCTGCTCGCCCCGCGCGACTACCTCTCCACCTTCATGAAGGTGGGCACCATCGGCCTGCTGGCCGTGGGCGTGGTCGTCTCGATGCCGGTCCTGAAGATGCCCGCGGTCACCGACTTCGCCTCGCGCGGCGACGGCCCGGTGTTCGCCGGCTCGATGTTCCCCTTCGTCTTCATCACCATCGCCTGCGGAGCCCTGTCCGGGTTCCACTCGCTGGTCTCCTCCGGCACCACCCCGAAGATGATCCAGAAGGAGACCCAGGTCAAGGTCATCGGCTACGGCGCGATGCTGACCGAGTCCTTCGTCGCCGTCATGGCGATCATCGCGGCCTGCATCATCGATCCGGGCCTGTACTTCGCCGTCAACTCCCCCGCCGGAGTCGTCGGCGCCACCGTCCAGACCGCCTCGGAGGCGGTGACCCACTTCGGGTTCGCCATCTCCCCCGACGCCCTCGCGCAGGCCGCGAAGGACGTGGAGGAGGCCAGCCTGCTGTCCCGCACGGGCGGCGCGCCGACCTTCGCACTCGGAATGTCGGAGATCTTCTCCTCCGTGGTCGGCGGCTCCTCGATGAAGGCCTTCTGGTACCACTTCGCGATCATGTTCGAGGCCCTGTTCATCCTGACCACGGTCGACGCGGGCACCCGCGTGGGCCGGTTCATGCTCCAGGACACCCTCGGCAACATGCACAAGTCCTTCAAGGACATCAGCTGGAAGCCGGGCGTCTGGTTCGCCAGCGCGATCGTCGTCGGCGGCTGGGGCTACTTCCTGTGGGTCGGCGTCAAGGACCCGCTGGGCGGCATCAACCAGCTCTTCCCGCTGTTCGGGATCGCGAACCAGCTGCTCGCGGCGGTCGCCCTGGCCGTCTGCACCACGCTGCTGATCAAGTCGGGCCGGCTCAAGTGGGCCTGGGTGACGGGCGTTCCGCTGGCGTGGGACGTGGCCGTCACCCTCACCGCCAGCTACCAGAAGATCTTCTCGGACAACGCGAAGATCGGCTTCTTCGCGCAGCGGGACCTCTACCAGGACGGCATCGACGCCGGCAAGATCCTCAAGCCCGCCAAGAACATGGACGAGATGCACACCGTGGTCACCAACGCCACGGTGGACGGGGTCCTGTCGGTGCTCTTCGCACTGCTGATCATCATCGTCCTGCTCGACGCGGCCCGGACCTGCTTCAACGCCGTCCGCAAGCCGGAGTCCGTCACCCTGGCCGAGACCCCGTGGGAGGAGTCCCGGATCATCGCCCCGGCCGGGCTGATCCCGACCGCCGAGGAGCGCGCGGAGCTCGCCGCCGCCGGACTCGACTCGGGCGGGGGCCGCGTGAAGGAGCCGGCGTGA
- a CDS encoding GntR family transcriptional regulator, whose translation MATEGATTEPDGGAATRTARVPKYYRLKRHLLDMTETLPPGTPVPPERTLAAEFDTSRTTVRQALQELVVEGRLERIQGKGTFVAKPKVSQPLQLSSYTEDMRAQGLEPTSQLLDIGYVTADDTLAGLLKIATGGRVLRIERLRLASGEPMAIETTHLSAKRFPALRRSLVKYTSLYTALAEVYDVRLAEAEETIETSLATPREAGLLGTDVGLPMLMLSRHSLDADGEPVEWVRSVYRGDRYKFVARLQRPAV comes from the coding sequence ATGGCCACCGAAGGGGCGACCACGGAGCCGGATGGCGGGGCGGCCACCCGTACGGCGCGCGTGCCCAAGTACTACCGACTCAAGCGGCACTTGCTCGACATGACCGAGACACTGCCGCCGGGCACGCCGGTACCGCCCGAGCGCACGCTCGCGGCCGAATTCGACACCTCGCGGACCACGGTCCGACAGGCACTCCAGGAGCTCGTCGTCGAGGGACGACTGGAACGGATTCAGGGCAAGGGCACCTTCGTCGCCAAGCCGAAGGTCTCCCAGCCGCTCCAACTCTCGTCCTACACCGAGGACATGAGGGCCCAGGGCCTGGAACCCACGTCCCAGCTCCTGGACATCGGCTACGTGACGGCCGACGACACCCTGGCCGGCCTGCTCAAGATCGCCACGGGGGGCCGGGTCCTGCGCATCGAGCGGCTCCGGCTGGCGAGCGGCGAGCCGATGGCCATCGAGACCACCCATCTTTCGGCCAAGCGCTTCCCCGCGCTGCGCCGCTCGCTGGTCAAGTACACCTCCCTCTACACCGCCCTCGCCGAGGTGTACGACGTGCGCCTCGCCGAGGCCGAGGAGACCATCGAGACCTCGCTGGCCACTCCGCGGGAGGCCGGGCTGCTCGGCACGGACGTCGGACTGCCGATGCTGATGCTTTCCCGCCATTCGCTGGACGCCGACGGGGAGCCCGTCGAGTGGGTGCGTTCGGTGTACCGCGGCGATCGTTACAAGTTCGTCGCCCGACTCCAGCGCCCCGCGGTCTGA